Proteins found in one Cetobacterium ceti genomic segment:
- the purN gene encoding phosphoribosylglycinamide formyltransferase, which produces MVDVAVFASGNGSNFQNLVEYKSEIYRVKILIVDRKNAYAIERGKKLGIETVYVNIKKFENKELYEKHILEILEKKEIKFIILGGYMKIISPVLLNKFRNKIINIHPSYLPNFPGKSAIEDVYKKGEKETGVTIHFVDEGIDTGKIIYQEKIKINIKWTLEELENEIHRVEHRIYPKVIEKIVGGEI; this is translated from the coding sequence ATGGTAGATGTGGCAGTATTTGCATCGGGAAATGGAAGTAATTTTCAAAACTTAGTTGAGTATAAAAGTGAAATATATAGAGTAAAAATTCTTATAGTAGATAGAAAAAATGCCTATGCAATTGAAAGAGGAAAAAAATTAGGAATAGAAACAGTTTATGTAAATATAAAAAAATTTGAAAATAAAGAACTTTACGAGAAACATATTTTAGAAATTTTAGAAAAAAAAGAAATAAAGTTTATTATTTTAGGCGGATATATGAAAATAATTTCTCCAGTACTTTTAAATAAATTTAGAAATAAAATTATAAATATACATCCATCATATTTACCAAATTTTCCTGGGAAAAGTGCCATTGAAGATGTGTATAAAAAGGGAGAAAAAGAAACAGGAGTAACTATTCATTTTGTAGATGAGGGAATAGATACGGGAAAAATTATATACCAAGAAAAAATAAAAATAAATATAAAATGGACTTTGGAAGAATTAGAAAATGAAATTCATAGGGTTGAACATAGAATTTATCCTAAAGTTATAGAAAAAATAGTAGGGGGAGAGATATGA
- the purM gene encoding phosphoribosylformylglycinamidine cyclo-ligase: MSKKYMEAGVNLEAGYEGVKRIKKHVERTKIKGAMDSLGAFGGAFDLSILKYKEPILVSGTDGVGTKLKLGIELDIHHTLGQDLVAMCVNDILVQGAKPLFFLDYIAIGKNDPSKIEDLVRGVSDGCILGKCALIGGETAEMPGVYEENHYDLAGFAVGVVEKSKMITGEKIESGDIIIGIKSSGIHSNGYSLVRKIIKDNDLDLRKIYEGFNKELGEVLLKPTKIYTELVEKVLEKIEVRGMCHITGGGFYENVPRVLPKGLGAQFNYKDIEILEIFKFLKKYGNLQWDEMFNIFNMGIGFMIIVRKEDVKEVLNILNGEGSVIGEVVKGVGVEIKW, encoded by the coding sequence ATGAGTAAAAAATATATGGAAGCAGGAGTTAATCTAGAAGCGGGATATGAAGGGGTAAAAAGAATAAAAAAACATGTGGAAAGAACTAAAATAAAGGGAGCTATGGATAGTTTAGGAGCATTTGGGGGAGCTTTTGATTTATCTATATTGAAATATAAGGAGCCTATTTTAGTAAGTGGAACAGATGGAGTGGGAACAAAATTAAAATTAGGAATTGAACTAGATATTCATCATACATTGGGACAGGATTTAGTAGCTATGTGTGTAAATGATATTTTAGTTCAAGGAGCTAAGCCATTATTTTTCTTAGATTACATTGCAATAGGGAAAAATGATCCTAGTAAAATAGAGGATTTAGTAAGAGGGGTAAGTGATGGCTGTATTTTAGGAAAATGTGCTCTAATAGGAGGAGAAACTGCAGAGATGCCAGGAGTATATGAAGAAAATCATTATGATTTAGCTGGATTTGCAGTGGGTGTTGTAGAAAAAAGTAAGATGATAACAGGGGAAAAAATAGAAAGTGGAGATATAATAATAGGAATAAAATCTTCAGGAATACATTCAAATGGATATTCTTTAGTTAGAAAAATAATAAAAGACAACGATTTAGATTTAAGAAAAATTTACGAAGGATTTAATAAAGAGTTAGGAGAGGTATTATTAAAGCCAACTAAAATATATACTGAGCTAGTTGAAAAAGTTTTAGAAAAAATAGAAGTAAGAGGAATGTGTCATATAACAGGGGGAGGATTTTATGAGAATGTTCCTAGGGTTTTACCTAAGGGGTTAGGTGCCCAATTTAACTATAAGGATATTGAAATTTTAGAAATATTTAAATTTTTAAAAAAATATGGAAATTTACAATGGGACGAGATGTTTAATATTTTCAATATGGGAATAGGATTTATGATAATTGTGAGAAAAGAGGATGTGAAGGAAGTTTTAAATATTTTAAATGGAGAAGGAAGTGTTATAGGAGAGGTAGTAAAAGGAGTTGGAGTTGAAATAAAATGGTAG
- the purF gene encoding amidophosphoribosyltransferase, translating into MLREIEYFLNGKIKEECGVFGVFNIKEASKIVYYGLHSLQHRGQEGCGIGTFNKDVVERVRGEGLVTEIFTKKNLEKLKGNMGIGHVRYSTSGGGGIENTQPFLIKSHRGNFLVSHNGNIINGDILKRELELEGSIFNSTSDSEIIGHLIQREEGIFIERVKKALNKLEGAFSIIILTEDTMYGIRDKNGLRPLSLGKLNGGFLLSSESSAFDIVGGKYLRFLEPGEILQIKKEEISSEKYRKDTQNKMCAMEYIYFSRPDSNINNLNVHSIRRKSGEILAQESFVEGDIVIGVPDSSLSSAMGYSDKSGITYEMGLIKNRYVGRTFIKPTQEERERGVRMKLSGLESIIRDKKVILVDDSIVRGTTSKYIVSILRECGAKEVHVRIGSAPITSPCFYGVDTSTRKELISNRLNEEELCEYIGADSLKFLSIEGMEKAFGKNLCLACFTGEYPTEVYGLLGGDNE; encoded by the coding sequence ATGCTAAGGGAAATAGAATATTTTTTAAATGGGAAAATAAAAGAGGAGTGTGGAGTATTTGGAGTTTTTAATATTAAGGAAGCTTCAAAAATAGTATATTATGGTCTTCATAGCCTTCAACACAGGGGTCAAGAGGGATGTGGAATAGGAACTTTTAATAAAGATGTAGTTGAAAGAGTTAGAGGAGAGGGATTAGTAACAGAGATATTTACCAAGAAAAATTTAGAAAAATTAAAAGGAAATATGGGAATAGGTCATGTAAGATATTCTACTTCAGGGGGAGGTGGAATAGAAAATACTCAACCTTTTCTTATAAAATCCCATAGGGGGAATTTTTTAGTAAGTCATAATGGAAATATTATAAATGGAGACATATTAAAAAGAGAATTGGAGTTGGAAGGGAGTATATTTAATTCAACTTCTGATAGTGAAATAATAGGTCATCTTATTCAAAGGGAAGAGGGAATATTTATTGAAAGAGTGAAAAAAGCTTTAAATAAATTAGAGGGAGCCTTTTCAATAATTATTTTAACAGAGGATACAATGTATGGGATTAGAGATAAAAATGGTCTTCGTCCACTTTCTTTAGGTAAATTAAATGGAGGTTTTCTTTTGAGTTCTGAAAGTTCAGCCTTTGATATAGTGGGTGGAAAGTACCTAAGATTTTTAGAGCCTGGAGAAATACTTCAAATAAAAAAAGAGGAAATTTCAAGTGAAAAATATAGAAAAGATACTCAAAATAAAATGTGTGCAATGGAGTATATTTACTTTTCAAGACCAGATAGTAATATTAATAATTTAAATGTTCATAGTATTAGAAGAAAAAGTGGAGAAATTTTAGCACAGGAATCCTTTGTTGAGGGAGATATTGTAATAGGAGTTCCAGATTCCTCCCTTTCATCTGCTATGGGATACAGTGATAAAAGTGGAATAACTTATGAAATGGGTCTTATAAAAAATAGATATGTGGGAAGAACTTTTATAAAACCAACTCAAGAAGAAAGAGAACGAGGGGTTAGAATGAAACTCTCAGGATTAGAATCTATTATAAGAGATAAAAAAGTTATATTAGTAGATGACTCTATAGTGAGAGGAACTACATCAAAATATATAGTTAGTATTTTAAGAGAGTGTGGAGCTAAGGAGGTTCATGTAAGAATAGGTTCAGCTCCTATAACTAGCCCATGTTTTTATGGAGTTGATACATCTACAAGAAAAGAATTAATAAGTAATAGATTAAATGAAGAAGAACTTTGTGAATATATAGGGGCAGATAGTTTAAAATTTTTATCTATTGAGGGAATGGAAAAAGCTTTTGGAAAAAATTTGTGTTTAGCATGTTTTACAGGGGAATATCCCACAGAAGTTTATGGATTACTAGGAGGAGATAATGAGTAA
- the purC gene encoding phosphoribosylaminoimidazolesuccinocarboxamide synthase — protein sequence MEKDFLYEGKAKRVFKGEHENSVIIYYKDSATAFNNVKKGTIVNKGIVNCKITSILYSYLKENGIKNHLIETLNERIHHCDKLEIIPLEVIVRNKIAGSASKLLGLEEGYSINSPIIEICYKSDSLNDPLINDFHGIALGIVTRNELDYIYEETLKINNLLKEFFTKCNLELIDFKIEFGKNNSGEIILGDEISPDTCRLWDLSTGDKMDKDRFRRDLGNVEETYLEVLRRVELVGEKC from the coding sequence TTGGAAAAAGATTTTTTATATGAGGGAAAGGCTAAAAGAGTTTTTAAGGGAGAGCATGAAAATAGTGTAATTATTTATTATAAGGATTCAGCGACAGCTTTTAATAATGTAAAAAAAGGAACAATAGTTAATAAGGGGATTGTAAACTGTAAAATTACAAGTATTTTATATAGTTATTTAAAAGAAAATGGAATTAAAAACCATTTAATTGAAACTTTAAATGAAAGAATACATCATTGTGATAAATTAGAAATAATTCCCTTAGAAGTAATAGTAAGAAATAAAATAGCAGGTTCAGCAAGTAAACTTTTAGGACTTGAAGAGGGATATTCTATTAATAGTCCTATAATAGAAATTTGCTATAAAAGCGACAGTTTAAATGATCCGCTAATAAATGATTTTCATGGGATTGCTTTGGGAATTGTTACAAGGAATGAGTTAGATTATATATATGAAGAAACTTTAAAAATTAATAATTTACTAAAGGAATTTTTTACTAAGTGTAATTTAGAATTAATTGATTTTAAAATAGAATTTGGAAAAAATAACTCTGGAGAAATAATTTTAGGAGATGAGATATCTCCAGATACATGTAGACTTTGGGATTTATCAACAGGGGATAAAATGGATAAGGATAGATTTAGAAGAGATTTAGGAAATGTTGAAGAAACATATTTAGAAGTATTAAGAAGAGTGGAACTAGTGGGGGAAAAATGCTAA
- a CDS encoding phosphoribosylformylglycinamidine synthase, producing MKKRFFVRKKENFRIEEINLLKELEENLYENKLENIEIYNIYDCFEIDEKDEEILKNKILKEIVTDNLYENIKINNDYIAMEFLPGQFDQRGNSAVECLQLSEGGEKSKIKSGKLFIFQGEVKDLEKIKKYLINPLESREKNLNILEDREDFTIKSMKTYEEVLKEKKLSIKDEDLREIEKYFSKIGRKPNECEIRVLDTYWSDHCRHSTFESELKSINITEGLLKKEIEKELEVYYTLREKLKRDKKPVTLMDMGTIGGKYLKSIGKLEDLEESEEINACSVEIDVDVDGKIEKWLLMFKNETHNHPTEIEPFGGASTCIGGAIRDPLSGRAYVYQGMRITGAGDINEKIEKTLENKLPQGIISKGAARGFSSYGNQIGMATTFVREIYHRGYVAKRMEVGAVVGAVKKENIKRETPVEGDIVLLIGGATGRDGIGGATGSSKKHEKTSLVESASEVQRGNAPIERKIQRLFRNEKVSKLIKKSNDFGAGGVAVAIGEIARGIEIDLDKVPKKYEGLNGVELAISESQERMAVVIDKKDYEEFKKLALKENLEVSLVAKVTKEEKLIIKYEGKNIVEIDRDFLDTNGVRGQSSGNIKSDVSKDIFKREYSLSKREIENILRDENVGSQRGMVEMFDSTVGRGTVLMPYGGKFQLSENEGSVQKLPVEGYTNTASILTYGFNPYISEKNTFLGGIYAVVESLSKIVALGGDYKKVRMSFQEYFEKLGDSEEKWGKVIGAVLGGLNGQLGFSVPAIGGKDSMSGTYENINVPPTLIAFGVTTENCENIVSSDFKEEGNYIYLVDLPRGENLLPDYEKIKEIYEVIHEEIKRKNIVSTFVIKSGGIIEGLCKMALGNSIGFKVENKKDYLDLKPGSFLIESRQKLNIGEILGETTKENLCFGELEFTHENIKNILEEKYEGIYVNTNKKIKKSQNKIVENRSLEKRKAKVTYEKPKVLIVVFPGTNCEYDSKKAFENAGGEVEIFIFNNIDKINIRKSLEKLVEKIEESQILMFPGGFSGGDEPDGSGKFISVVLQNESIKKSVEKFLEKEGLILGICNGFQGLIKSGLLPNGKIGEIDEISPTLFKNDINRHVSRMGRTRIVNNSSPWLSGFNIGEEHIIPMSHGEGKFVVNEEIYEKLWDKGQIVTEYIGEDINGSSYGIEGITSPCGQIFGKMGHSERFEEGLLKNIYGNKIQNIFKNGVEFFKK from the coding sequence ATGAAAAAAAGATTTTTTGTAAGGAAGAAAGAAAATTTCAGAATTGAAGAGATAAATCTTTTAAAAGAATTGGAAGAAAATCTTTATGAAAATAAATTGGAAAATATAGAAATTTATAATATTTATGATTGCTTTGAAATAGATGAAAAGGACGAAGAGATTTTAAAAAATAAAATTTTAAAAGAGATTGTTACGGATAATCTTTATGAAAATATAAAAATAAACAATGATTATATTGCTATGGAATTTTTACCTGGTCAATTTGATCAAAGGGGAAATTCAGCAGTAGAATGTTTACAACTTTCTGAAGGGGGAGAAAAAAGTAAAATAAAAAGTGGAAAATTATTTATTTTTCAAGGGGAAGTAAAGGATTTGGAAAAAATAAAAAAGTATTTGATAAATCCTTTGGAAAGTAGAGAAAAAAATTTAAATATTTTAGAAGATAGGGAAGATTTTACTATTAAATCTATGAAAACCTATGAAGAAGTTTTAAAAGAGAAAAAACTTTCTATAAAAGATGAAGATTTAAGAGAAATAGAAAAATATTTTTCTAAAATAGGAAGAAAACCAAATGAGTGTGAAATTAGAGTTTTAGATACATATTGGTCAGACCATTGTAGACATAGTACCTTTGAGAGTGAACTTAAAAGTATAAATATTACAGAAGGGTTATTAAAGAAAGAGATAGAAAAAGAGTTAGAAGTTTATTATACCTTGAGAGAAAAATTAAAAAGAGATAAAAAGCCAGTTACCCTTATGGATATGGGAACTATAGGAGGAAAGTATTTAAAATCAATTGGTAAATTGGAAGATTTAGAGGAATCAGAAGAGATAAATGCCTGTAGTGTAGAAATAGATGTGGATGTGGATGGAAAAATAGAAAAATGGCTATTGATGTTTAAAAATGAAACTCATAATCATCCAACGGAAATAGAGCCCTTTGGTGGTGCGAGTACATGTATAGGAGGAGCTATTAGAGACCCTCTTTCAGGAAGAGCTTATGTATACCAAGGAATGAGAATAACAGGGGCTGGAGATATAAATGAAAAAATAGAAAAAACTTTAGAAAATAAACTTCCTCAAGGAATTATAAGTAAAGGAGCTGCTAGAGGATTTTCCTCCTATGGGAATCAAATTGGTATGGCAACAACATTTGTAAGGGAGATATATCATAGGGGATATGTAGCTAAAAGAATGGAAGTAGGAGCAGTGGTGGGAGCTGTAAAAAAAGAAAATATAAAAAGAGAAACACCAGTAGAAGGGGATATAGTTCTTTTAATAGGAGGAGCCACAGGAAGAGATGGAATAGGAGGAGCTACGGGGTCATCTAAAAAGCATGAAAAAACTTCTCTTGTAGAGTCTGCTTCTGAAGTTCAAAGGGGAAATGCACCTATTGAAAGAAAAATTCAAAGATTATTTAGAAATGAAAAGGTAAGTAAGCTTATAAAAAAATCCAATGATTTTGGTGCTGGGGGAGTTGCAGTGGCCATAGGAGAAATAGCAAGGGGAATAGAGATTGATTTAGATAAAGTTCCTAAAAAATATGAGGGATTAAATGGAGTGGAATTGGCAATATCTGAATCTCAAGAGAGAATGGCAGTGGTTATAGATAAGAAAGATTATGAAGAGTTTAAAAAGTTAGCTTTAAAAGAGAATTTAGAGGTAAGTTTAGTTGCTAAAGTAACTAAGGAAGAGAAATTAATTATTAAATATGAAGGAAAAAATATAGTAGAAATAGATAGGGATTTTTTAGATACAAATGGAGTTAGAGGACAAAGTAGTGGAAATATAAAAAGTGATGTTTCAAAGGATATATTTAAAAGAGAATATTCCCTTTCAAAAAGAGAGATAGAAAATATTTTAAGAGATGAAAATGTAGGTTCCCAAAGGGGAATGGTGGAAATGTTTGATAGTACTGTGGGAAGAGGAACAGTACTTATGCCCTATGGAGGGAAATTTCAATTGAGTGAAAATGAAGGAAGTGTACAAAAATTACCTGTGGAAGGTTATACAAATACAGCTTCAATTTTAACCTATGGATTTAATCCCTATATAAGTGAGAAAAATACATTTTTAGGTGGAATATATGCTGTCGTTGAAAGCTTGAGTAAAATAGTTGCCCTAGGAGGAGATTATAAAAAAGTAAGAATGTCTTTCCAAGAGTATTTTGAAAAATTAGGAGATTCAGAAGAGAAATGGGGAAAGGTAATTGGAGCAGTTTTAGGTGGTTTAAATGGGCAATTGGGATTTTCAGTTCCTGCAATAGGTGGAAAGGATAGTATGAGTGGGACCTATGAAAATATAAATGTTCCACCTACACTAATAGCTTTTGGAGTTACAACGGAAAATTGTGAAAATATAGTTTCTAGTGATTTTAAAGAAGAGGGAAATTATATATATTTAGTGGATTTACCTAGAGGTGAGAATTTACTACCTGACTATGAAAAAATTAAAGAAATATATGAAGTTATTCATGAAGAGATAAAGAGAAAAAATATAGTATCAACATTTGTTATAAAAAGTGGCGGAATTATTGAAGGACTTTGCAAAATGGCTTTGGGAAATAGTATAGGATTTAAAGTGGAAAATAAAAAAGATTATCTAGATTTAAAACCAGGAAGTTTTTTAATTGAATCAAGACAAAAATTAAATATAGGAGAAATTTTAGGAGAAACAACAAAGGAAAATTTATGTTTTGGAGAGTTGGAATTTACCCACGAAAATATAAAAAATATATTAGAGGAAAAATATGAGGGGATATATGTAAATACAAATAAAAAAATAAAAAAATCTCAAAATAAAATAGTTGAAAATAGAAGTTTAGAAAAAAGAAAAGCTAAAGTTACCTATGAAAAACCCAAAGTTTTAATAGTTGTTTTTCCTGGGACAAATTGTGAATATGATTCTAAAAAGGCCTTTGAAAATGCTGGAGGAGAGGTAGAGATATTTATTTTTAATAATATAGATAAAATAAATATAAGAAAATCACTGGAAAAATTAGTGGAAAAAATAGAAGAAAGTCAAATTTTAATGTTTCCAGGAGGATTTAGTGGAGGAGATGAACCTGACGGTTCAGGGAAATTTATAAGTGTTGTTTTACAAAATGAAAGTATAAAAAAATCTGTGGAGAAATTTTTAGAAAAAGAGGGACTTATTTTAGGAATATGTAATGGATTTCAAGGACTTATTAAATCGGGACTCCTTCCCAATGGAAAAATAGGAGAAATAGATGAAATATCTCCAACTCTATTTAAAAATGATATAAATAGACATGTTTCAAGAATGGGAAGAACTAGAATTGTAAATAATAGTTCACCTTGGTTAAGTGGTTTTAATATAGGAGAGGAACATATAATACCCATGTCCCATGGAGAGGGGAAATTTGTAGTTAATGAAGAAATTTATGAGAAGCTTTGGGATAAGGGGCAAATTGTAACGGAATATATAGGAGAAGATATAAATGGATCTTCATATGGAATAGAAGGCATAACATCTCCATGTGGACAAATTTTTGGAAAAATGGGTCATTCTGAGAGATTTGAAGAGGGATTATTAAAAAATATCTATGGAAATAAAATTCAAAATATATTTAAGAATGGTGTGGAATTTTTTAAAAAATAA
- the purK gene encoding 5-(carboxyamino)imidazole ribonucleotide synthase, which yields MEKYVGILGGGQLALMLCESGEKLNYKTLVLDPDINGCSKNSANIYLNTDYENEVALEYLGERASVITYEFENVPRNTIGILEKYRANVPQGYRPLYISQNRLREKNAVKELGIKVPQFKSITSKEELLKGMKEIKGPWILKSLTGGYDGKGQKIIETEMDGKTLEINGEFILEEKIALKKEVSLMIIRGVNGDIVTFPIGENLHRNGILYKSIVPGRVSEGIKREVLTMGRKIIEELNFYGPLGIEFFIDENDEIYFNEMAPRPHNTIHYSIDACDYSQFDLILKGLMGENIKNPKLLSPVVMINILGEDKERYLKLKDKENWKIKLYGKTPWKNGRKMGHINILGNSLEEIEEEIKKYWEE from the coding sequence TTGGAAAAATATGTAGGTATTTTAGGAGGAGGGCAACTAGCCCTTATGCTCTGTGAAAGTGGGGAAAAATTAAATTATAAAACACTGGTATTAGACCCAGACATTAATGGGTGTAGTAAAAATTCTGCAAATATATATTTAAATACAGATTATGAAAATGAAGTTGCTTTGGAGTATTTAGGAGAAAGAGCTAGTGTCATTACCTATGAGTTTGAAAATGTTCCTAGAAATACAATAGGAATTTTAGAAAAATATAGGGCCAATGTTCCCCAAGGATATAGGCCTTTATATATTAGTCAAAATAGATTAAGGGAAAAAAATGCAGTGAAGGAATTAGGAATTAAAGTTCCTCAATTTAAAAGTATAACTTCTAAGGAGGAACTTTTAAAGGGGATGAAAGAGATAAAAGGTCCTTGGATATTAAAAAGTTTAACAGGGGGATATGATGGAAAGGGACAAAAAATAATAGAAACAGAGATGGATGGGAAGACTTTAGAAATAAATGGAGAGTTTATTTTAGAAGAGAAAATAGCTTTAAAAAAAGAGGTTTCATTGATGATAATAAGGGGAGTTAATGGGGATATTGTAACTTTTCCCATAGGAGAAAATCTTCATAGAAATGGAATTTTATATAAAAGTATAGTTCCAGGAAGAGTTTCAGAGGGGATAAAAAGAGAAGTTTTAACTATGGGGAGAAAAATAATTGAAGAGTTAAATTTTTATGGTCCTTTGGGAATAGAATTTTTTATAGATGAAAATGATGAAATATATTTTAATGAAATGGCACCGAGACCACATAACACAATACATTATTCCATAGATGCCTGTGATTATTCTCAATTTGATTTAATTTTAAAGGGGCTTATGGGGGAAAATATAAAAAATCCTAAATTATTGTCACCAGTTGTAATGATAAATATTTTAGGAGAGGATAAGGAGCGATATTTAAAATTAAAAGATAAGGAAAATTGGAAAATTAAACTATATGGAAAAACTCCATGGAAAAATGGAAGAAAAATGGGGCACATAAATATTTTAGGAAATTCTTTAGAGGAGATTGAAGAGGAAATAAAAAAATATTGGGAGGAATAA
- the purE gene encoding 5-(carboxyamino)imidazole ribonucleotide mutase, protein MEKVAVIMGSKSDFSIMEDSLKILREFNVNYECLIVSAHRTPEFMVEFSKNLEKNGFDIVIAGAGGAAHLPGMVASLTALPVIGVPVKGKSLEGLDSLLSIVQMPGGVPVATMAINNSKNGGLMAIRILGVKNLNLREKLKRYMEEIKENVLENNGVESWKNM, encoded by the coding sequence ATGGAAAAAGTTGCTGTGATAATGGGAAGTAAATCAGATTTTTCGATTATGGAAGATTCTTTAAAAATTCTAAGGGAGTTTAATGTTAACTATGAATGTTTAATAGTATCTGCCCATAGGACACCTGAATTTATGGTTGAATTTAGTAAAAATTTAGAAAAAAATGGATTTGATATTGTTATTGCAGGAGCGGGAGGAGCGGCTCATCTACCTGGAATGGTTGCAAGTTTAACAGCTCTTCCTGTAATTGGAGTTCCTGTAAAGGGAAAAAGTCTAGAGGGACTAGACTCTCTTCTTTCCATTGTTCAAATGCCAGGAGGAGTTCCTGTGGCAACAATGGCAATTAATAATAGTAAAAATGGTGGACTTATGGCCATTAGAATTTTAGGAGTTAAAAACTTAAATTTAAGAGAAAAATTAAAAAGATATATGGAAGAAATAAAAGAGAATGTACTAGAAAATAATGGGGTGGAAAGTTGGAAAAATATGTAG
- a CDS encoding AEC family transporter, translated as MFLTAISSIVIIIFIIGLGYVLKRKDWFDDQFGKGLSKIAIKVALPCAIFSSVLKHLKREELLSLSDNLIYPVITVVCAYIISYILVKLLKIRPGRRGIFMNAIANTNVVSIGLPLNMSIFGAASMPFFLICYITNTLSTWVFGVYLINNDDPTKLEGGNGENKFNWKKLIPAPMIGLVIGIIFLVAGIPVPHAVETILKYLGGMTVPLSLIYVGIRLADAGLTSIRFERDVVMALIGRFIIVPIIMIVVVVVSQKIFGVDMVPMLKGTLIVQSGVPMLAVLPILATEAHGDVKYATTLLVSSTVIFIVIIPILMEILQFI; from the coding sequence ATGTTTTTAACTGCTATAAGTAGTATTGTTATTATTATCTTTATCATTGGACTGGGGTATGTTTTAAAAAGAAAAGATTGGTTTGATGATCAGTTCGGGAAGGGATTATCAAAAATAGCTATTAAAGTAGCTTTACCATGTGCAATTTTCTCATCAGTTCTAAAGCATTTAAAAAGAGAGGAGTTATTAAGTTTATCTGATAACTTAATATATCCTGTTATTACTGTTGTTTGTGCTTATATAATAAGTTATATTTTAGTTAAACTTTTAAAAATAAGACCAGGACGTAGAGGTATTTTTATGAATGCCATAGCAAATACCAATGTAGTATCTATAGGGCTACCACTTAATATGTCAATTTTTGGTGCGGCTAGTATGCCATTTTTCTTAATATGTTATATTACAAATACACTTTCAACTTGGGTATTTGGAGTATATTTAATTAATAATGATGATCCAACTAAATTAGAAGGTGGAAATGGAGAAAATAAGTTTAATTGGAAAAAATTAATTCCAGCTCCTATGATAGGTCTTGTAATTGGTATTATTTTCTTAGTTGCAGGAATTCCAGTACCTCATGCAGTGGAAACTATTTTAAAATATTTAGGTGGAATGACTGTGCCTTTAAGTTTAATATATGTTGGAATAAGACTTGCTGATGCAGGATTAACAAGTATTAGATTTGAAAGAGATGTAGTTATGGCCTTAATAGGTAGATTTATAATTGTACCAATTATAATGATTGTTGTTGTTGTTGTTTCTCAAAAAATATTTGGTGTTGATATGGTGCCAATGTTAAAAGGAACTTTAATTGTTCAATCTGGAGTTCCAATGTTAGCAGTATTACCAATTCTTGCTACAGAAGCTCATGGAGATGTAAAATATGCAACAACATTATTAGTTTCAAGTACAGTAATCTTTATAGTTATAATTCCAATATTAATGGAGATTTTACAATTTATTTAA